The Triticum urartu cultivar G1812 chromosome 5, Tu2.1, whole genome shotgun sequence genome contains the following window.
accagagatgacccctaaaaatatatgaagacattgaagtcaaaggtggtatgtgaagatattctcattgaagactatgacaagagaagacatcgcatgaagcctatggagctcgaagactagatctttcgtagttctttttcttctttattgagtcataggaaccaccgtactgttaagtggggtccaagagaaccagtcagaatgactgaagtgatgcttaaccaaaacctatgtcttcgagtgaagactatgagagcgaatcatggccagagtcggacaagtcagctttgcttgtagcccaagtaaagttgccgtgtgtgtttgaaatctgaccgttggaacacgtgtcagttccttagtgatccagggtcatttcggacaaatcaggtcgggttgcctagtagCTATAAATAggccaccccctacaaccataaacggttggctgctcagagttagagtacggcttttgtcgtttgagagcaacccacctcaaagcctttgagagagaattccttgcgaggataaagccctaaccacccagagccaaagagtgttaggtatcacttaagtcttcttgtcggtgtgatctgaagacttattacacttgaggactgtgaatcctccagccggttaggcgtcgcgttctgagcatccaagagacattgtggatcgccggtgaacgaagtctgtgaaggtttgggagtctatcttgaagacttaccagagtgattgggcgaggtctgtgtgaccttagctcaaggggaatacggtgaggactgggtgtcctgagctgcgtgttcaggactgggtgccCGGGACTGTGTgccctcaggtttaaatacctagccaccctaaccagacgtacagttgtcacagcaactggaactggtccaacaaatcattgtcttcaacgagtcattggtttcatccttcccttctctttacttactgttggtccttgtgaagtcattgtatgattgcactatcttttgtcttcactgagtgactgcttgttctgatcggcttcataatatcttcctacctgatccttactacctagctgctattagtcattgtgctttcacttcattgaatacttgactatggtttgcctagtgtagtctaccttccgctgcatggtaataggtttatttctatcgtttgtctttgaaacttccatgttttgaagactttcataaaaatcgcctattcacccccctctagtcgatataacgcactttcacaagCTGGTCCatataggggaggggaggggaggtggCGGAGGGCTGGAGATGTGTACCCTCTAAGGGCCTCTTCCGATGTGTGCGTCCCAGGCCGCCGACGTGAGGAGGGACCGGAGGGGAGGCATGGTGTGTATAGAGGATAGATCGATTGCGCGGGGATGGCTTGCAGGCCATGGCGCCGGCAGGAGGCGGGGGAATACCGGCAACCTGCTCCTTCCCGGGGCCACCATGCTGGATCCCGTAGAAATTGGGGCCCCGACAGGGATGGCCGTGTCCACCACGTCCGGTGCGTCTGATGCCATTGCTGCGAGGATGACCGGGAGAGGAGGGACGGCAGGAGGGAGCAGCTCTGAATGCCGGCGTGGGTAGGCTGGCGGCCAGACGCTAGCGCGGAAGATGAAGAGAGCCATGGAATCAGGGAATCGATGGGGAGAGTAATGGAGGTGTCGTATCGCTCCGACTTTCTCAACATTTGTAAATAAAGGACCCACGACTGAATAGTTTTCTCTAttgaagaaataaataagaaaTAGGCTAATGGGAATCCCAACATGGCACAGTGGTGACGTGGAGGTCTGCATGTTGAGAGAATTAGGTGTAGTGGAGATCAACTATTTAGATATTATAGATTACGAATATGTGTAGGAAGGAGCAATCTTCGACGAGGAGGTGGACCAGCGGCACGAATGGGAATTGGACCAGGGTGCATGAGTTTTGGTATGATACATACACAAAATGTAGATGAGAAAGGGATGGTTTCCTTCTAGGTATTACAAGTCCATAGAATTACAAATCAATGCAAGAAGGAGCTCATGAATGCGCGGTGCTAGGTGGACAACATGATCGCCATCGCAAGGTGGCGGAGAGAAGAAGTGAGTATGTGTGTGATAATTTATTTCTCTCATTGCAACCCATGAACTTTTTTGCTAGTATTGATAGTAGCTTAAGTAAAAAAAAAGGTCAAAGACGGTACAACGGCCGGAGCATCGAGCATTCCGTTCTGGTTTCCTCCAAGCGCACGGTACGCCGCGCGGCAGGGGGCGCGGCCACGAGGGGCCCCGCCTGCGGTCGTGAGGCCAAACGGCGAAAGCGGCGCGGTACGTGGCCGCCACGTTCTGGCGACCGCATGTGCTCGCGAAAGCTGCGCGCGACCCACCACCCTCCCGCTCCGGTGGTCCGCACCGCGCCCGCTCGTGCGCGCATCCACGCACCTCGCCTGCACCACGCATGGCCCGCCGGACCGGCGCGCCGCTCGACCGAGAGAAAAGCGCCGGAAAGGCACGCGGCATCCTCCGCCCCGCCCGTGGAGCGCCGGGGCTCCCTTGATTTGGCTGCGCCGTCCGCGTCTGCCTTCGGCACCGCCCGCCCGTACGCGGCGCAGCCACCGGATCCGGAGCGATCGACCCGACCCATGCCAATATGCCGTGCATACCGTGGTCAGTCGCCATCCGGTTCCATCCCATGTTACCGCTGGGGATGTCGCGGTTTATTGCCGCCGGGGCCGGCCGGTCGGCGGTTGCCCTTCGCCGGCCGTACACGAGCCGTCCGGTGTCCGCGTCGCCATTGACGCCGCTGCCTCTCCACCGATGGCATGTCCGTTTCTTCACTTACTCTGCGCGGTACGAGTGTCATTGGGAGCGCGCTGGCCATCTAACCGACCTCACCCGATCACTTCGCCTCGACGATAGGTCGAACCGAAGCGCATTTCTGGTGCGTGCGAGGTTAACAAAAATGAAGTATGATACAGGTAGGTATAACCAGCAGCACACTACGCCCTACCACCGTCGCTCTCGCGCGCGGCCGCCGGGTCCAGGTCATGTGCCGGCATACAGATCAGCCGTCGCCCTCGCCGCTGCATGCCCCTACTTGGCGCCTTCTCCTGCATTTCCATGCAATCAATCAGCACGTCGTTCGTCCCACCTCCCACAGTCCCACGTCCAACACACACGCGATGATCGAAAAACGGCAAACTACAAATACCATTATACACCTATCCTTCACATGATTACCATGTACGTACAGTGCAGATATCCAAATCGACGTCTTCAATTAGTTAAGGAAGGAGGGAATATCCAGCTCCGCAGCGCGGGATCATGCGCGTCATCCTCGCTAGTCCCACCAGCCACGATGCCACGACCGAACGTTTGGCTTAGAAAACTGCATGCATCCACGCGCACCACAGCTGTGTTGCCAAGGCATGCGTCGCCGGGAGTAGACATCAATGGTTTTCCCCATGCCGGCCGAGATCTTCGGTCTCTCGGTACCGTACTGCGCAACCCGAAGATTATTCGAGCTCTGATGAGATGTATATTGTTCAGCGTCAGAGTTCCAGATGCGATCGCGGGCTGGCTGCTTGCACCTTCGAAGAAACTGGGATGGAAATAGTATATCTATCTATGCATACAAGATGTGGATATGTTCGTGTATTTTCATCAAGAAAGAAAGATGTTGTGTATATGCTTCGTGTCTCTGACAGGTTTATGTATGATGGAACCTATGAATGATTAGTGGGTGCTTTAATTAACACGAGGGCGTGGTCCAAGAGCATGCCCTCATGCCCTGTCCCAGCAAATGATTCTTGGTTTCGCAGTTAATTTCCACCTATgatccatcatcatcatcatcatcatcgggaCCTTGAAAAAAGAAATGCTTCAGGTAGAAGCTAGAGAGATATAATATGATCTATACGGAGATTTGGCCTAGCTAGGGACATTTGGATGCTCCCCgcgaaaagaaaaaagaaataagAGAGGGACATTTGGATGCTGTTATAAATTTCATGAAAGGATTGCTAACACTTGAGATGCTGGTGGAATATTTTTGGTCGGTGGAGCCTTATCTACTCTGATGCGCTAGCCAATTTTTTTCCTTTTAGTAACTTCTAGCCAATTAATTAGGCCTTCTTTGATTTATACGATAGGAATATTATAGGAATAGGAAtttcataggaagtgagatgacatgcatctcaattcttATAAaaaaaagagatgtcatttgatgcataggataggaatttttttttcattgagtctaggctaatatTTTTTCCCTTTGAAATGTGAAGGATTGAACCCTGTCCCACATAGGATTAGGAATTCATTCCTATAAACCAAAGGGCTCCATAAGAATTTTTTCTTTTAAAATCCTATCCTATAAAATTCTTACAagattcctacaaaccaaagaaGGCCTCAGCCGGGTATCTCATCGGTTGGTACAGAGCATCATCACCTTGTTGAGCCCAACCGTGCAGGGAGCCTTGGACTCATCTTGTGTTTCCTTTTAACGGATGGACGCATCTTATTTTGTTTGTTGGGCGAACAATCTAGATAATTTGGCTTGGGTATCAAACTTGATTGATCATTCTAGCCACTTCTGAAGTTTCATGAAGTATTGACCACCGTGATACTTTTAGTGAAGAAAATACAATTTGGGTTCTCATTGTTCATGAAAAGTTTTTTAATATAGCTTTGATTTTGTTATTTTTGCCCAAAATACCACATATGttatttttttgtgaaatttcaCGCTCGAGTATACGGGTCGACTATGTATGTTAAAAGAGATCATATTTTTCTCTTGTATATTTTTAAAATTTACTATTCATAATGGACACATGAAACCATGTTTACTAAATCCGCATCCCACCATCAACATTCTATCTTGCCAAAGGAAGATAAGGAACACTTGCTCTAAACTTATACGTACCAACATTGATATTTTCTCTTTTATTCTTTAAAAAATGCTAATCTAAAGTAAAACTCGTACAAAATCTGTACATACTAGCTCATTTAAATTAACAAATGCTCCGTTGGTTTTAGCTAACTGATGTCCATGTGAACTGGTACGTAAAGGTTACGTAAAGTGTTTACTTAGGAATAGCATCACTTTTTTTTCACATATTGAATCTGCATGAGAATCTGAAATTGATTTTGGACAACCAAACTTTGAATTCAGACAAATTCTGCACATAATACAAACATGATTTACTAGAAGAAATGCAAGCAACAAGAACATTTTAGTTCTTTGCAAAAAAAGAACATTTTAGTTATCAGGTCCTTCGAAATTTTTACAACTTTTGCCCTTTTTTATCATGCGAAAGGGCTAGAAAACCGTGGCGTGCGCGATGGCGCGGTTGGCCACGAGGCTGGTGGTGCCGTACACGGGCAGCTCGTCGCCGTTCGCCCCGCCAAGGCTCTCCAGCTCGAAGAGATCGGAGCTGGAGTCGCTCCCCTCGTCGTCCTCCTCGAGCTCCCCGAGGCTCCGCACCAGCTCCTCCACCCTGCGCCGCACAGCCGACGCCTCGGCGTCCGAGCAGAACCTCACGCACCTCCTCTCCGCCATGCTCGCGTCCGTCGCGGCCGACACGCACGATGGCTGTGGTAGCTCCGGCAACGTCCGCGGAGGCGTGGCGCGCGTCGGGGTCCTGGGCTTCCTCGGGAGGCGGCCGGAGGTGAACAGCGCCTTGAGGACGCACGCGAACGTccccggcgacggcggcggcggcccggGCGAGGACGGCGCAGCGTCTCTTGGCCGGTGCCTCGCCACAGGGAAACACGGCCTGCCCTTCTTCTTCGCCTTCTCGCCGGGCGTCGTCACTGGCGCGGCCACGTCCGCACTGTCCGGGGCGACGAACTCCTCCAGCTGGAAGCGCGGCGGGGGCGGGCTGCGCCGGCGGCACGTGGACTCAGTGTCGGTGGTGGAGGCGGACGAGCAGGAAAAGCTGTAGCTGGAGGTGGAGTCGGACGACGAGGTGGCGGACGACGCGTACCCGGAGTGCCGCGGGCGAACCGCCGGGCCCGTCTCGCGGCGGCGCCTGTCAGCGCCCGCGCCCGCGGCCTGCTTCGGCTTGCCCGCCCACCAGAACTGCGGCGGCGCGGGCGCCAGCGCCTGCTCCTCCGACCGGCGCGCGGCGTCGACGTCGGCGCCGCCGCCATCGTCGAGGGAGCGGTAGATGGTGTCGAGGAGGGAGGCCGAGAAGGACGCGCCGGACCCGGACGCGCGCCCGCGCTCCGCCCGCGCCCGGCGCGGCGGCGCGAGCGGGGGCGGGTGCGTGCTCTTGCCGTGGCCGCGGCCCCTCTCCATGCCAGGGAACGCGTGCCGACCGGGGCCGGGCAATGCCGAGGGTTTGCGGCGGGAGCGGGGAAGAAGAGGATGCGAAGCGTGGCGTGGGAGTGGGATCGGTGAGGGCGAGACGTGCGCGGTGAGGGTTTATATAGGGTCGGTGCGTGCGCGCGTGCGTGCCGGGGAGTGGTGGTGGCGTTGCTGCCGCGGTGCAGCGGTGGCATGTGGCTTTCCATGGATGGATCTCTCGCGCTCCGTCGCCACCAACCCGGTTCGGGCGCCGTGAATTATCAAGGTCGCCTGGCACCGCACGTCCGTGCGTGGTGGCCGGCTGCGGTCCTG
Protein-coding sequences here:
- the LOC125556079 gene encoding protein BIG GRAIN 1-like; this encodes MERGRGHGKSTHPPPLAPPRRARAERGRASGSGASFSASLLDTIYRSLDDGGGADVDAARRSEEQALAPAPPQFWWAGKPKQAAGAGADRRRRETGPAVRPRHSGYASSATSSSDSTSSYSFSCSSASTTDTESTCRRRSPPPPRFQLEEFVAPDSADVAAPVTTPGEKAKKKGRPCFPVARHRPRDAAPSSPGPPPPSPGTFACVLKALFTSGRLPRKPRTPTRATPPRTLPELPQPSCVSAATDASMAERRCVRFCSDAEASAVRRRVEELVRSLGELEEDDEGSDSSSDLFELESLGGANGDELPVYGTTSLVANRAIAHATVF